Proteins encoded together in one Desulfuromonas acetexigens window:
- a CDS encoding glycosyltransferase family 9 protein, producing MKYLFLKIAFFLSRIFAGKKVSGLLVDFLAAFNSKSKKQKKGVMIIRLDVIGDFIMWLDQAKEYRALYSNQKIVLVADKSWSSFALQFPYWDDIWPFDCRKFINDPCYRYDYVKKVIDKNFDVVLQVTHVRFLHGDYLVKASKANQRIGSIGDLNHKKKFQKKHSDKWYTDLLPATDKPLMMLLREAEFIRALGVTDYKAKVADISTYLHPFDGSTLLPDAYCVFFPGAGGVYKRWPVDRFRKLAELVYELTNLPIVICGGPGEESLAQELTNENPGVYIDFAGKTTLNDLAWVIKNASFLVANDTGAIHMAAAVNTPSICILGGGQYGRCLPYQVEDDGLSCLPVVCSHKMDCFGCNWKMPCLSKQDQKAGKPVPCIELISVDELFSQVRSVWQSLK from the coding sequence ATGAAATATTTATTTTTAAAAATTGCTTTTTTTCTTTCAAGAATATTCGCAGGGAAAAAAGTTTCTGGTTTACTTGTAGATTTTCTTGCAGCATTTAATTCTAAATCAAAAAAACAAAAAAAAGGTGTCATGATAATCCGTCTTGATGTAATAGGCGATTTTATCATGTGGCTAGATCAAGCTAAAGAATATCGTGCACTATATAGTAATCAAAAAATTGTCCTTGTGGCGGATAAAAGTTGGTCTTCTTTTGCTCTACAGTTCCCCTATTGGGATGACATATGGCCATTTGACTGCAGAAAGTTCATTAATGATCCCTGTTACCGTTATGACTATGTAAAAAAAGTAATAGATAAAAATTTTGACGTTGTTCTACAGGTGACCCATGTGAGGTTTTTGCATGGAGATTATCTCGTCAAGGCGAGTAAAGCAAATCAACGAATTGGTTCAATTGGTGATTTGAATCATAAAAAAAAGTTTCAAAAAAAACATTCTGATAAATGGTATACCGATTTATTGCCGGCTACGGATAAACCATTAATGATGTTGCTACGTGAAGCAGAATTCATTCGAGCTCTTGGCGTGACTGACTATAAGGCTAAAGTTGCAGATATCTCTACTTATTTACATCCTTTTGATGGTTCAACTCTACTGCCTGATGCTTATTGTGTATTCTTCCCTGGGGCCGGTGGTGTCTATAAAAGATGGCCGGTCGATAGATTTAGAAAATTGGCGGAATTGGTCTATGAATTAACCAATCTACCTATTGTCATTTGTGGTGGGCCTGGTGAAGAGTCTTTAGCCCAAGAACTCACCAATGAGAATCCAGGTGTTTATATCGATTTCGCCGGGAAAACTACATTAAATGACTTGGCTTGGGTGATTAAGAATGCTTCTTTTTTAGTTGCAAATGATACCGGTGCTATCCATATGGCCGCCGCAGTCAATACGCCCAGTATATGTATTTTGGGTGGTGGCCAATATGGGCGGTGTCTGCCTTATCAGGTAGAAGACGATGGACTCAGTTGTTTGCCTGTTGTATGCAGCCATAAGATGGATTGTTTTGGTTGTAACTGGAAAATGCCTTGTCTTTCCAAGCAAGATCAAAAGGCTGGAAAGCCCGTGCCTTGTATTGAACTCATTTCTGTCGATGAATTGTTTTCTCAGGTTCGAAGTGTTTGGCAATCTTTGAAATGA
- the hldE gene encoding bifunctional D-glycero-beta-D-manno-heptose-7-phosphate kinase/D-glycero-beta-D-manno-heptose 1-phosphate adenylyltransferase HldE: MIRSEIENFLSRLNHINALVIGDLMLDEYLWGKAERISPEAPVQVVDVTREDLRLGGAGNVVNNLVALGCRVGVVSVLGEDGDGRLLRSLLADQGIAVDGIFSDPGRVTSRKTRVLAGNQQMLRIDRESKDPIGENLARRLLDHVRAVADRFQVILVSDYLKGVLTDFLLRELIALGRERGIPVVIDPKGDDYGKYRGATLLTPNRKEAQKASGVAIVDEASLLKAGRTLRERLNLDALVLTRSEEGMSLFLGDGRELHMPTKAREVFDVSGAGDTVLSVIGVGLAAGLSLEQAATVSNLAAGVVVGKVGTSTVSPEEILQAAGAAHADSDLKIRNREALAMLLERERQRGKRIVFTNGCFDLLHVGHVKYLQAARRLGDLLVLGLNSDASIRRLKGPNRPLISQDERAHILAALDCIDHVVLFDEDTPLELIRLLRPDILVKGGDYTPEGVVGKEIVESYGGRVELIQFVDGKSTTGIVEKILRQYGGE, from the coding sequence ATGATCCGCTCCGAAATCGAAAATTTCCTCTCCCGTTTGAACCATATCAACGCCCTGGTCATCGGCGACCTGATGCTCGATGAATACCTGTGGGGCAAGGCCGAGCGCATTTCTCCCGAGGCGCCGGTGCAGGTGGTGGACGTGACCCGCGAGGATCTGCGTCTCGGCGGCGCCGGCAACGTGGTCAACAATCTGGTAGCCTTGGGCTGTCGGGTCGGGGTTGTGAGTGTCTTGGGCGAGGATGGCGACGGCCGTCTGCTCCGTTCGCTCCTCGCCGATCAAGGGATCGCCGTCGACGGCATCTTCAGCGATCCCGGGCGGGTGACCAGCCGCAAGACCCGGGTGCTGGCCGGCAATCAGCAGATGTTGCGTATCGACCGGGAAAGCAAAGATCCCATCGGTGAGAATCTGGCCCGACGCCTGCTCGATCACGTCCGTGCCGTCGCCGACCGTTTTCAGGTGATTCTCGTCTCCGACTATCTCAAGGGGGTCTTGACCGACTTCCTGCTTCGCGAGCTGATCGCTCTCGGGCGGGAGCGGGGGATCCCCGTCGTCATCGACCCCAAGGGGGACGATTACGGCAAATACCGGGGGGCGACCCTGCTCACCCCCAATCGCAAGGAGGCGCAGAAGGCCTCCGGTGTCGCCATCGTCGACGAAGCCTCGTTGCTTAAAGCGGGGCGGACGTTGCGCGAAAGGCTCAATCTCGACGCCCTGGTCCTGACCCGCAGCGAGGAGGGGATGAGCCTCTTCTTGGGCGACGGCCGCGAGCTGCATATGCCGACCAAGGCCCGCGAGGTCTTCGACGTTTCCGGTGCCGGCGATACCGTGCTTTCGGTAATCGGCGTCGGCTTGGCGGCGGGACTGAGCCTCGAACAGGCGGCGACGGTCTCCAATCTGGCGGCCGGAGTCGTCGTCGGCAAAGTCGGCACCTCGACCGTCTCCCCCGAGGAAATCCTCCAGGCTGCCGGCGCCGCCCACGCCGACAGCGACCTCAAGATCAGGAACCGGGAAGCGCTGGCGATGCTGTTGGAACGGGAGCGGCAGCGGGGCAAGCGCATCGTCTTCACCAACGGCTGCTTCGACCTGCTCCACGTCGGCCATGTCAAATATCTGCAAGCGGCTCGCCGCCTCGGCGATCTGCTCGTCCTTGGTCTCAATTCCGATGCTTCCATTCGCCGCCTCAAAGGGCCAAACCGTCCGCTCATCTCCCAGGACGAACGCGCCCACATCCTCGCCGCCCTCGACTGCATCGACCATGTGGTCCTCTTCGATGAAGACACCCCCCTCGAACTGATCCGCCTGCTGCGTCCGGATATTCTGGTCAAAGGCGGCGACTACACGCCGGAAGGGGTGGTCGGCAAGGAGATCGTCGAGAGCTACGGCGGCCGGGTCGAATTGATCCAGTTCGTTGACGGCAAGTCGACGACGGGAATTGTTGAGAAGATTCTGCGGCAGTATGGGGGAGAGTGA